One window of the Archaeoglobus sulfaticallidus PM70-1 genome contains the following:
- a CDS encoding HAD family hydrolase — translation MTTRKVRAVIFDMDNTLFDFVEAKLRACRAVVEHLGAGDEEELLRYFLRGMHGFEDLENIADYMLDKGVYSQEKYEECCRIYEEVKLNSIEPYPHVRETLERLRDLGLKLAVVTDAMNGHAVSRLRKAGLLHYFDVVVSADMTGKRKPEPDSIKFALEKLGVDAKEAILVGDSVRRDIEAGKRLGMMTVYAAYGDRNFFEEKSREADFVIESISKLLDVFGY, via the coding sequence GTGACCACCAGAAAGGTAAGAGCGGTAATATTTGACATGGACAACACCCTGTTTGACTTCGTTGAAGCCAAGCTGAGGGCTTGCAGGGCTGTAGTTGAGCATTTGGGAGCTGGAGATGAGGAGGAGTTGCTTAGATATTTCCTGAGGGGTATGCACGGATTTGAAGATTTGGAGAATATAGCAGACTATATGCTTGACAAGGGAGTTTACAGTCAGGAGAAGTACGAGGAGTGCTGCAGGATCTACGAGGAAGTCAAGCTCAACAGCATCGAGCCCTACCCACATGTGAGAGAGACCCTTGAGAGGTTAAGAGACTTAGGTTTGAAGCTTGCAGTTGTTACTGATGCTATGAATGGCCATGCGGTGAGCAGGCTTCGTAAAGCCGGTCTGTTGCACTACTTTGATGTTGTGGTCTCAGCGGACATGACAGGCAAGAGAAAGCCCGAGCCGGACTCGATTAAGTTTGCTCTCGAGAAGCTTGGAGTTGATGCGAAAGAGGCAATACTGGTTGGGGACAGCGTCAGGCGGGATATAGAGGCCGGTAAGAGGCTCGGAATGATGACCGTTTATGCTGCCTATGGAGACAGGAACTTTTTTGAGGAGAAGAGTAGGGAAGCTGATTTTGTTATCGAGAGTATTTCTAAACTTTTAGACGTTTTTGGTTACTAA
- a CDS encoding restriction endonuclease yields the protein MVNSYRRGRIAEKKVVNWLKKLGFKNVRRSGGSRGPHDIYAVSPSGVKTYVQVKSYSARLTKEERRRLRNVAKKRKGFAAYVHYDGRGKFRMLPLGNWSGKRKKGRK from the coding sequence ATGGTAAACAGTTATCGACGTGGTAGAATAGCAGAAAAGAAGGTTGTGAACTGGCTTAAGAAATTAGGTTTCAAAAATGTAAGAAGGAGTGGAGGCAGTAGAGGGCCTCATGATATCTATGCTGTTTCTCCAAGCGGTGTTAAGACGTATGTGCAGGTTAAAAGCTATTCAGCGAGGTTGACGAAAGAAGAAAGGAGGAGGCTAAGGAATGTTGCAAAGAAACGGAAAGGGTTTGCTGCCTACGTCCATTATGATGGTAGAGGTAAATTCAGGATGCTTCCACTGGGAAACTGGAGCGGGAAGAGAAAGAAGGGTAGGAAGTAG
- a CDS encoding DNA cytosine methyltransferase translates to MAKYIDKMNLPERAEKTSGSRIVAIDVFCGAGGLSLGFEQAGVDVVLGIDFDPKCISTYNQNLKNGVVKDVTKIRDVSNFVSKHADSDRIDLVIGGPPCQTFSPVGRIKLRSLGRDPESDERTKLWRYFFKFVKELSPEFFVMENVPGMANIIYNGGNLAEHIVSFARKLGYNAEWRILDASEFGVPQRRKRLFIIGRKGNRPINWPEKKIKKPITVWEAISDLPKVPHGFRENEIEYDFSGRLTPYQKLMRQGAGDVLYNHMTRWHNEDDLRAFSLLPEGGRYVDLPDELKRYRDDIFKDRYRKLIRNQPSWTIDAHISKDSYRYIYPSKKGGPGPHRTISVREAARLQSFPDTFIFLPTLTHAFRQIGNSVPPLLAKAVASAILRSLGGGTR, encoded by the coding sequence ATGGCAAAATATATAGATAAGATGAATTTGCCAGAACGAGCAGAAAAAACATCCGGTTCCAGAATTGTTGCAATTGATGTTTTTTGCGGTGCTGGCGGACTCTCACTGGGTTTTGAGCAAGCAGGGGTCGATGTTGTTCTTGGGATTGATTTCGATCCCAAGTGCATTTCAACATACAATCAAAATCTTAAAAACGGTGTAGTGAAGGATGTTACAAAAATCAGAGACGTTTCAAATTTTGTCTCTAAACATGCCGACTCTGATAGAATCGATTTGGTTATTGGTGGTCCCCCCTGCCAGACATTCAGCCCTGTTGGAAGAATCAAGCTCAGAAGTCTTGGGAGAGACCCCGAAAGTGACGAAAGAACTAAACTATGGCGATATTTCTTTAAATTCGTAAAAGAACTCTCTCCAGAGTTTTTCGTAATGGAAAATGTTCCCGGGATGGCCAACATCATCTACAATGGAGGCAACCTTGCAGAGCATATTGTTTCATTTGCACGTAAGTTGGGCTACAATGCGGAATGGAGGATTCTCGATGCGTCAGAGTTTGGCGTTCCGCAAAGGAGAAAAAGATTGTTCATTATAGGCAGAAAAGGGAATCGTCCGATAAATTGGCCTGAAAAAAAGATTAAAAAGCCCATCACGGTGTGGGAAGCGATTTCAGATTTGCCTAAAGTTCCGCATGGATTCAGAGAGAATGAAATTGAGTATGATTTCAGTGGAAGGCTAACACCCTACCAGAAACTTATGAGGCAGGGTGCAGGGGATGTACTCTATAATCATATGACCAGATGGCATAATGAGGATGACTTGAGAGCATTCTCACTCCTCCCAGAAGGTGGAAGATACGTTGATCTTCCCGATGAACTCAAAAGATATAGAGATGATATATTCAAAGACAGATACAGAAAACTTATCAGAAATCAACCTTCATGGACAATAGACGCGCACATATCCAAGGATTCTTACAGATATATATATCCATCCAAAAAAGGTGGTCCTGGTCCTCACAGAACAATTTCTGTGAGAGAGGCCGCGAGATTGCAAAGTTTTCCGGATACATTCATATTTCTCCCCACACTCACTCATGCTTTCAGACAGATAGGAAATTCTGTTCCGCCTCTTCTAGCAAAGGCTGTGGCCTCAGCAATACTCAGGAGTTTGGGTGGTGGTACAAGATGA
- a CDS encoding HhH-GPD family protein, whose product MKIADEVAEAFRKALLSWGERNIVNYPWRKNRTPYRVLLAEILLHRTRAEQVIPLYNNLVALCPDAFSLAAIDRGELHRMLKSAGLRWRIDLMHEMAKTIVERYNGEIPEKREELMKLPGVSEYIASAVRCFAYGYPEPLLDTNTVRIAGRVFDIEVKDSSRRSKKMREFMRNLLDTERPDVFNYAMIDFGKKVCKKRNPECFACPLWMCSYRIRIINDFYKKEGVFYEGGFDRGADQRNSGAQKWA is encoded by the coding sequence ATGAAAATAGCTGATGAGGTTGCAGAAGCCTTCAGAAAGGCACTGCTAAGCTGGGGTGAAAGAAATATTGTAAACTATCCGTGGAGAAAAAATAGAACACCATATCGTGTCTTGCTTGCCGAAATTCTCCTTCACCGAACTCGCGCAGAACAGGTAATTCCGCTTTATAACAATTTGGTCGCTTTATGTCCTGATGCATTCTCTCTTGCAGCAATAGACAGAGGAGAACTTCACAGAATGTTAAAGTCTGCAGGATTGAGATGGAGAATAGATTTAATGCACGAAATGGCCAAAACGATTGTTGAAAGATATAATGGAGAAATACCTGAGAAAAGAGAGGAACTGATGAAGCTTCCAGGAGTGAGTGAATACATTGCATCTGCTGTGAGGTGCTTTGCTTACGGTTATCCGGAGCCCCTCTTAGATACCAACACGGTTAGAATTGCCGGACGAGTGTTTGACATCGAGGTAAAAGACTCATCTAGAAGAAGCAAAAAAATGAGAGAGTTTATGAGAAATCTGCTGGATACGGAGAGACCGGATGTATTCAACTATGCCATGATTGACTTTGGAAAAAAGGTTTGCAAAAAGAGAAATCCGGAATGTTTTGCATGTCCACTGTGGATGTGCAGTTACAGAATAAGAATTATTAATGATTTTTACAAAAAAGAAGGTGTGTTTTATGAGGGAGGTTTTGATAGAGGAGCTGATCAAAGAAATTCTGGGGCCCAGAAATGGGCCTGA
- the drmA gene encoding DISARM system helicase DrmA, which produces MREVLIEELIKEILGPRNGPEEEMHWNPYKEYLTGVIEPVRCKKKKVPDPDSEDITLYGENFVSEDDVGEEVAPVIAPTELDPKTKPKSFGISFLIRGSKPELSICVTWGRYKKIQREDRITWKRFPYKVIVSFRLERDFMSFPIYQGEDGKILLYVRRVPLDYDHQNVVITLVNDLEPENCFEERITEACIFQPSIRVKLLGDARLAQPEIGDDLMLFLYRNRPVLARGYMCSAIWKDVDYQEYFEKKVLWPDGVYFEDCAEFFDCDVRSDFVPLYPSSAPNFEWDEEMRREFGDPPELFAYRLSEMWDEDEIERFLGPVVDAYRRWIQKNESRISSEPLPENLKQLGFQLIENQKELLRRIKNGIELLKSDEEARFAFCFANRVIWIQHKWKGRGEFRWWPFQLAFILMVLESLANPASRDREKTDLLWIATGGGKTEAYLALMAFIMALRRVRARRGKASESTGGGTAVITRYTLRLLTIQQFRRILRMVTAAEFLRVMRTEKGRGWRPEKCEMSEDFILGSTRFSAGLWVGGAVTPNHLRKKGYAIDALMGKDAEGEPAQVIRCPVCGTYLSVPSSGLPEGEKLYLLIRSGKTEEEIKSSILSFIETSGLIRNFRIFHHGGEFFTLEIELDKKMTENEVDNLWQDLKGQIAAELLSFRASRPGYFGCRSEVGRKSNIPRDFEIYCPNPHCTLNTEVEYVEGVPLNPDGNGEILPDGLVTKEHEHPFSGSRMPIPALTVDEQIYYRCPTIIVSTADKIARMAFEPRAASIYGNVEKYNAYYGYYRKNLLPETTTKSAADESNSIDVSPFSPPELIVQDELHLIEGPLGSMFGLYETVVEGLQNISGVKPKYIASTATIKDAELQVRQLFARNLFQFPAYGIDIEDSFFVRYPSWDAGWDENRPGRVYMGVYCPGMGPLTPQIRIWARLLKTCYDHRDDPAIKYFWTIVGYFNAIRELGGGRALYREDTVERLKQISLDRMRPVDPENVVELSSRISSTEIPVILDELEEGERRDPSENPDAIFTTSMFGTGVDVPHLSLMIVNGQPKTTSQYVQATGRVGRAHGALVITFLRAGRPRDLSHYEMFTGYHHRIHLEVEPSSVSPFSKGCLARASGPVLVSFLRNLPNPKVVWFDEYGGKEILNPVAEDDIKKFTDITLSRISRIITDNGTINELINYFRSQVDRWKYVAAKIRDVLKFMEYCLYRLPEFSVVLGDPLHEKSPSVEVVYRNAPQSLREIEETTGFEV; this is translated from the coding sequence ATGAGGGAGGTTTTGATAGAGGAGCTGATCAAAGAAATTCTGGGGCCCAGAAATGGGCCTGAAGAAGAGATGCACTGGAACCCATACAAAGAATACTTAACTGGCGTGATAGAACCTGTGAGATGTAAGAAAAAAAAGGTTCCAGATCCGGATTCCGAAGATATAACACTTTATGGAGAAAATTTTGTTTCTGAAGATGATGTCGGAGAAGAAGTGGCTCCTGTGATTGCACCAACCGAACTTGATCCCAAAACAAAACCGAAATCATTCGGGATATCTTTTTTGATTCGTGGAAGTAAGCCTGAACTCAGTATCTGTGTGACATGGGGCAGATATAAAAAAATCCAGCGTGAGGATAGAATTACTTGGAAAAGATTTCCGTACAAAGTGATTGTCAGTTTTCGTCTTGAAAGAGATTTTATGAGTTTTCCAATCTACCAAGGAGAAGACGGCAAGATACTCCTTTACGTTCGGAGAGTGCCTCTGGATTATGATCATCAAAACGTGGTGATCACCCTCGTAAACGATCTGGAGCCTGAAAACTGCTTCGAGGAAAGAATCACGGAAGCGTGTATTTTCCAGCCTTCGATCAGAGTCAAACTTCTCGGTGATGCCAGACTTGCCCAACCCGAGATTGGGGATGACTTGATGCTTTTCCTTTACAGAAATCGGCCTGTACTTGCACGCGGTTACATGTGTTCGGCAATATGGAAGGATGTCGACTATCAGGAGTATTTCGAAAAAAAAGTGCTGTGGCCGGATGGAGTTTATTTTGAAGACTGTGCCGAATTCTTTGATTGTGATGTGAGGAGTGACTTTGTACCCCTTTACCCCAGCTCAGCCCCCAATTTTGAGTGGGACGAGGAGATGAGGAGAGAGTTCGGTGACCCTCCAGAGCTTTTTGCATACAGGTTATCGGAGATGTGGGATGAAGATGAGATCGAGAGATTTCTGGGTCCAGTTGTTGATGCTTACCGTAGATGGATCCAAAAAAATGAGAGCAGAATCAGTTCTGAACCTCTTCCGGAAAATCTTAAACAGCTGGGTTTCCAGTTGATAGAAAATCAGAAAGAGCTGCTGAGACGAATAAAAAATGGAATTGAATTGCTTAAAAGCGATGAAGAAGCAAGATTTGCCTTCTGCTTTGCTAACAGAGTGATATGGATTCAGCACAAGTGGAAAGGGCGTGGAGAATTCAGATGGTGGCCTTTTCAGCTTGCATTCATACTGATGGTTCTTGAATCACTTGCAAATCCAGCATCAAGAGACAGAGAAAAAACCGATCTTCTGTGGATAGCCACAGGTGGTGGAAAAACAGAGGCCTATCTCGCCCTCATGGCATTTATAATGGCTCTCAGAAGAGTGAGAGCCAGAAGGGGAAAGGCCTCAGAGAGTACAGGTGGAGGAACGGCCGTCATAACAAGATACACCCTTCGCCTGCTGACAATTCAGCAGTTCAGAAGAATACTCCGGATGGTTACAGCGGCAGAATTTTTAAGGGTGATGAGAACAGAAAAAGGTCGTGGCTGGAGGCCTGAAAAGTGTGAAATGAGTGAGGACTTTATTCTGGGCTCCACAAGGTTTTCCGCCGGTCTTTGGGTGGGCGGCGCAGTGACTCCAAACCATTTACGGAAAAAAGGGTACGCTATAGATGCGCTTATGGGGAAAGACGCGGAAGGTGAGCCTGCACAGGTCATTCGCTGTCCTGTTTGCGGTACATATCTTTCGGTTCCCAGCAGTGGGTTGCCAGAAGGAGAGAAACTCTATCTCCTTATCAGATCCGGCAAAACAGAGGAAGAAATCAAGTCTTCAATTTTATCCTTCATCGAAACCTCTGGACTTATCAGGAATTTCAGGATTTTTCATCATGGTGGAGAGTTTTTTACACTGGAAATAGAACTTGATAAAAAAATGACAGAAAATGAGGTGGATAACTTATGGCAAGATTTGAAGGGACAAATAGCAGCAGAACTTCTCTCTTTCAGAGCCTCAAGGCCAGGATATTTTGGATGCAGGAGTGAAGTAGGCAGGAAATCAAATATTCCGAGAGATTTCGAGATCTACTGTCCAAATCCACACTGCACACTCAACACCGAAGTTGAGTACGTGGAGGGGGTACCTCTCAATCCGGATGGAAATGGCGAGATACTTCCTGACGGGCTTGTAACAAAAGAGCATGAACATCCGTTTTCCGGCTCCAGAATGCCCATTCCAGCTCTTACAGTTGATGAGCAGATATATTACAGATGTCCAACCATAATTGTCTCCACCGCCGATAAAATTGCACGTATGGCTTTTGAACCACGAGCCGCATCCATATATGGTAATGTTGAAAAATACAATGCTTACTATGGATACTACCGTAAAAACCTTCTGCCTGAAACAACTACCAAAAGTGCCGCAGATGAATCCAATTCAATTGATGTGTCTCCATTTTCACCACCTGAACTTATCGTTCAGGATGAGCTTCACCTGATAGAGGGGCCGCTGGGTAGCATGTTTGGCCTATACGAGACTGTGGTTGAAGGTCTTCAGAATATTTCAGGAGTTAAACCAAAATACATAGCATCCACAGCAACCATAAAAGACGCGGAACTGCAGGTCAGACAGCTGTTTGCAAGGAACCTTTTCCAGTTTCCGGCATACGGCATCGATATTGAAGACAGCTTTTTTGTAAGATATCCTAGCTGGGATGCAGGATGGGACGAGAACAGACCAGGAAGGGTTTACATGGGTGTTTACTGCCCTGGCATGGGTCCACTTACTCCCCAGATAAGAATATGGGCCAGACTTCTGAAAACATGTTATGATCACAGAGACGACCCAGCGATTAAGTACTTCTGGACCATAGTGGGGTATTTCAATGCCATCAGAGAACTTGGAGGAGGAAGAGCTCTTTACAGAGAAGACACAGTTGAAAGACTGAAGCAGATCTCACTGGATCGCATGCGACCGGTTGATCCCGAGAACGTAGTCGAACTCTCAAGCAGAATAAGCTCAACCGAAATTCCCGTTATACTTGATGAGCTTGAGGAGGGAGAGAGGAGAGATCCTTCAGAAAATCCTGATGCAATTTTCACAACATCGATGTTCGGCACAGGAGTTGATGTTCCTCACCTGTCACTAATGATCGTAAATGGGCAGCCGAAAACGACTTCTCAGTACGTTCAGGCTACTGGAAGGGTTGGAAGAGCTCATGGAGCTCTGGTTATCACATTTCTGAGAGCCGGAAGACCCAGAGATCTCAGCCATTATGAAATGTTCACTGGTTACCATCACAGGATTCATCTGGAAGTTGAACCATCTTCAGTTTCACCCTTTTCAAAAGGGTGTCTTGCCAGAGCCTCAGGGCCCGTTCTTGTATCCTTTCTCCGAAATCTTCCCAATCCCAAAGTGGTTTGGTTTGACGAATATGGCGGGAAGGAAATTCTCAATCCTGTTGCTGAAGACGACATCAAAAAATTTACTGACATCACACTCAGCAGAATCTCAAGAATAATAACGGATAACGGTACGATTAATGAACTTATAAATTATTTCCGATCTCAGGTGGATAGATGGAAATACGTGGCTGCAAAAATAAGGGATGTGCTCAAGTTTATGGAATATTGTCTATACAGATTGCCAGAGTTCAGTGTGGTGCTGGGAGACCCTCTCCACGAAAAATCACCTTCAGTAGAGGTTGTTTACAGAAACGCTCCCCAGTCTCTCAGAGAGATTGAGGAAACAACAGGCTTTGAGGTGTGA
- the drmB gene encoding DUF1998 domain-containing protein encodes MAREIQHIRRSQFVLTYGPGALIESKNGPRMIPSIEHGLGSRFKLQTFERYEITDSRLRIVIKNLTGKNARVFSLPTNAGEGRPNTEGIYHTYVFPTWKICYGREGGHPNDTPVLHNSERCPVCGRKDDSSAVRFVAACINGHLDEVDWDYAVHRGRTCKPRYYLWRAEGSSLSDLVVECHDCGKKTTMKEIYNIKFRCSGRRPETEHPRHSSSGPSVTEPKRPFDCERPMRVLQRQSTSLRLPVTVTLLTIPEYDGTLPNILQKTSVAASIRAILNSPWRPCEGGVEKEKIVQWIRDALVSNGIPEESISEIEKYVETNGISKFCELFEQLHSEDRSFLDFMYEELESLLSGPRTTQNFSMGPPEEIRSDQAEIIPDMKVYPVDILRTVTAQTGFYRVPYLPENGETAPAQVSSGVYLDGALWYPGFEGQGEGVFITFAGDPPDLSTCTAFDEWKNSRTETDFVQTMWGDAVHEPLFVWLHTLSHALILTLSLHAGYSSASLRERVYINRDATSGGILIYTTSPGEDGSMGGLTGSLKVFREILRKSSERLKLCSNDPLCLEVRKTPERVNGSACHSCLLISETSCEHRNMWLDRHIILGD; translated from the coding sequence ATGGCGAGAGAGATCCAGCACATCAGAAGATCGCAGTTTGTTCTTACTTATGGACCTGGAGCACTAATCGAAAGTAAAAATGGACCAAGAATGATACCCTCGATAGAACACGGGCTTGGAAGTCGTTTTAAACTGCAAACTTTCGAAAGATATGAAATAACCGACAGCAGGCTTAGAATAGTCATAAAAAACCTTACGGGAAAGAATGCCAGAGTATTTTCCCTCCCAACAAACGCCGGTGAAGGAAGGCCAAACACAGAAGGAATATATCACACCTATGTGTTTCCAACTTGGAAGATATGTTACGGAAGAGAGGGAGGACATCCCAATGACACACCGGTCCTTCATAACAGTGAAAGATGTCCGGTATGCGGACGGAAAGACGATTCTTCCGCAGTAAGGTTTGTCGCGGCCTGCATTAATGGTCATTTGGACGAGGTCGACTGGGACTACGCCGTTCATCGAGGCAGGACGTGCAAACCCCGGTACTATCTGTGGAGAGCCGAAGGAAGCTCTCTTTCAGATCTTGTTGTGGAGTGTCATGATTGTGGAAAAAAAACAACCATGAAAGAAATCTATAACATAAAGTTTAGATGCTCCGGGAGGCGCCCCGAAACGGAACATCCAAGACATTCATCCTCCGGACCATCAGTAACCGAACCGAAAAGACCCTTTGACTGCGAACGTCCAATGAGAGTCCTTCAGAGACAGTCAACGTCTCTGCGTCTTCCAGTGACGGTAACACTTCTTACAATTCCCGAGTATGACGGTACTCTACCAAACATTCTCCAGAAAACTTCCGTAGCGGCATCAATAAGGGCAATCCTGAATTCTCCTTGGAGACCCTGTGAAGGTGGTGTTGAAAAGGAAAAAATCGTTCAGTGGATTCGTGATGCCCTTGTTTCAAATGGTATCCCTGAGGAATCGATCAGTGAAATTGAAAAATATGTTGAAACAAACGGAATATCAAAATTCTGCGAACTCTTCGAACAGCTTCACAGTGAGGACAGGAGCTTTCTTGACTTCATGTATGAAGAGCTGGAATCACTTTTGTCCGGACCCAGAACCACACAAAATTTCAGCATGGGGCCACCCGAAGAAATAAGGTCCGATCAGGCAGAAATTATCCCGGATATGAAGGTTTATCCTGTTGATATTCTCAGAACAGTTACAGCTCAAACTGGCTTTTACAGAGTGCCATATCTACCTGAAAATGGGGAAACAGCTCCTGCTCAGGTTTCCTCAGGTGTGTACCTTGATGGGGCTTTATGGTACCCTGGCTTTGAGGGGCAGGGAGAAGGAGTTTTTATAACCTTTGCGGGAGATCCGCCCGATCTATCCACTTGCACGGCCTTTGATGAATGGAAAAACTCCAGAACGGAAACAGACTTTGTGCAGACGATGTGGGGCGATGCTGTTCACGAACCTCTTTTTGTCTGGTTGCACACCCTTTCACATGCGCTGATTCTTACGTTGTCCCTGCATGCCGGGTATTCATCAGCATCCTTGAGGGAGAGGGTTTACATCAACCGGGATGCCACCAGCGGAGGAATTCTCATTTACACCACATCTCCAGGAGAGGATGGAAGCATGGGTGGTTTGACAGGCTCTCTGAAGGTGTTTCGGGAAATTTTAAGAAAATCATCTGAGAGACTGAAACTCTGTTCCAATGATCCTCTCTGTCTTGAGGTGAGAAAAACTCCTGAAAGAGTGAACGGATCTGCCTGTCACAGCTGTTTACTGATTTCTGAGACATCCTGTGAACACAGAAACATGTGGCTGGACAGACATATAATTCTTGGTGATTGA
- a CDS encoding phospholipase D-like domain-containing protein: MIDKMSEFFIITTGEKWVGYGFRSFHSVVNEMIRSAEREVVMTVYVMSDVSVTNSLKKAIERGVSVEIFVYSPQIAIKPEALQELLKMKKEFRNLVIHNIEDKILHAKVLVVDGRKVLVGSANPTMGGMLKNYELGLLVDNGKIAQNILILLRRLLK; this comes from the coding sequence GTGATTGATAAAATGAGTGAATTTTTTATAATTACAACGGGCGAAAAATGGGTTGGATACGGATTCAGGTCGTTTCATTCAGTTGTAAATGAGATGATCAGATCTGCTGAAAGAGAAGTCGTTATGACCGTTTATGTGATGTCTGACGTGTCAGTGACAAACAGCCTGAAGAAAGCCATTGAAAGAGGCGTTTCCGTTGAGATTTTTGTATATTCTCCCCAAATTGCAATCAAACCAGAAGCTCTTCAAGAGCTTCTTAAAATGAAAAAGGAGTTCAGAAATCTCGTAATTCACAATATTGAGGATAAAATTTTGCATGCCAAGGTTCTTGTTGTGGACGGTCGAAAAGTACTGGTCGGATCGGCCAATCCAACCATGGGTGGGATGCTGAAAAACTATGAACTTGGATTGCTTGTGGACAATGGAAAAATAGCACAAAACATTCTGATACTTCTGAGAAGGTTGTTAAAATGA